The sequence GTAGAAATTGAGATTTTACTGTACTAACGATTTGATTTGATTGTATTGATACATCCAACTCAGGAGAATGTGAAGTATCTGCCCAATATAAAGCTTGGTCCGAATGTGGTAGCAGATCCAGATCTTGAGAATGCAGGTACTTCATGTTTCTTCATGTGTATTGCTTGATATTCAGAGACTTCTGTCCCAATAACTTAGTAGTTTAGGAGTGTTTATAACAGTCTTTGCATTCATAAATTCCTTACAGTTTCTTAGCTTTTTTTCCCCTTTCCTTCATATTATACAAGttcttatttatattttatttttttaaatgaaaaattatataaAGATTTCAAACAACATCTACCATTAAAGTTGGAAGGATAGCCCAGACAGGTAGCAGAGTTGGCTTGGACCGTGGGTTTGCTTCCCATTGGTCTTTGGTTCGACTCTGAGGCTTGGATTCAACCGATGGGCTTGGCTGACAGGCTGCTTAGCTCATCTCcagggactagtctcgcctcagctCGCCCCATAATGAGAAACCAGTGTACCTCAGCTCGccccataataataaaaaaaacctATTATTTTGGTATCTTTTCTATTCACTTCTTTTTTTAAAGTGCTATAGAAAAACACTAGAAAAATTACTATCTACAAGAAAAATACCACATAAGAAAAGATGAAATTGTCACTTGTATACAAAATTATGATAAATTCATACACAATCACCAAGTACTATGACTAGTGGCTCACCCAATttttcttattattatattatattaaattttttattttttttaaggaaaGTGGCAAGcaactaatatattattaatattaataaaactGGTTCAAGAGCTTGGAGAGGAAAGAGCCAGCAAGAAAACCTCCATTCCTAGCCTGAAAATACAAATGACATCATGATAGAAGGGATAAAACATCCCTCACCCTCATACGTCAAAAATGCTGATGCTGTTACATTCGTGGACTTGAGCATCGCACAATTTTTGTTTGCCAGTTTGCTGTCCGTTTAATATTATAATTTCATATTTTTATTAAACTATTTAAAAAAGCCAAAAAAACTATTAAGACTAAATTATTATTTGTATATTATCTTattattatattttcatttttatttgttcTTATCTTTATCCTTGAAAAAAATGGATTTTATATATGAACACTTTCAATTTCTCATATACCCATTGCAATATGTCTATCAATATAATAATTAAACAGAACATAAAtagtcaaattaaataaatttttaaactttaATAAATTTCTCTTTGACCATATTTCTAAATATTATCAGCTTTTAATAGATAGTGTTACAATTTAGTAAATATACAGTTTAGAAATCAGCCTATGGAATGAGTAGTAATTATGTAATAATAGTCACAGTGTGATATCCTCATAATGTGACATCATCTTCATGAGAACTTGTTATGGTGCTCACAAGATACTTGGTTGATTCACAGTTAAGGATGCAACCATGCTTGTATTTGTGACACCTCATCAGTTCATGGAAGGAATTTGCAAGAGGCTCAATGGAAAAGTCAGATCAGATGCCAAGGCTATTTCTCTCATTAAGGGCATGGAGGTACACTCCTTACTATTTACATCCCACTCTGTTTCTTTGAAGCAAGGAGAAAAGTTGTAAGTGAATTGAGGTGGTAAATATTTGCACTTGAATTCAGGTTAAAATGGAAGGACCCTGCATGATATCCAACTTGATAACTGAACAACTTGGTATTGACTGTTCTGTTCTCATGGGTGCCAACATTGCTAATGAGGTAAGTTTCTTTATTTATCTTTGAATTTATGATGATGGGAAATGTTTATCAAGAGAAAGATAAATGATGATGGGAAATGCTTAGCAATCTGAGGCCTTCTCTGATACAGGTGGCAGTGGAGAAGTTCAGTGAAGCAACTGTAGGATATAGAGAGGATAAGAGGATTGCAGACAAATGGGTTCAAATATTCACTACACCTTACTTCCTAGTCTCTTCGGTAAGCTCATTAGGACTCAGCACATCATTTAATATGGAAGTTGCAGGTTAACAGCTCAACATATTGTTGATTGCAGGTGAGAGATGTGGAGGGAGTAGAACTTTGTGGCACATTGAAGAATGTGGTCGCTATAGCAGCAGGTATAGTTGCCTCGTTACTTTCTCACATCTTAATAATCAAACACGCTTTAAACGAGGATCTGGACTCTCCactcttattttatttattttaaattagtaTATTTTCAAGTTAGTGACATAAAGTTTCTTCATGTATcaattgttttcttgttttctttactagaatagatctttTTGTTCAATAATTCTTAGTTTATAAGATTGAGCTTAAACAATCAATGAATTGACTACAATGTACTAGTTGTTTATCGTCGAAAAAAGTTCCATTAAACAACTAATATGTTGACTACAACGCAACAATTATTTATGACAGATACAAACTACAATGCATAAACTGTTTATAGTGGGAACAAATCCCACACATAAACAATAGATATGTTAACTACAACACATCAATTATTTATGTAAGACACATGCAATAGACCTTATTTGTCATCATAATTATGTGTTAGCAGCTTTTTTTTTTCACAAGGTTGAGCTTAAACAACTAGTGTATTAACTACAATGCATCAGTTATTTACAAATTGGAGTGAGTCTCACACACAAACAATAGATAAGTTGACAATTGTTTATGAAAGACAAACAATCGACCTTATTTTTTATCATAATTATATGttagcaattttttttttcctaaaagaTTGAACTTAAACAATCAGTGTATTGACTACAATGTAGCAATTTTTTACAGTGGGAGCGAGTGCTGCACATAAACAATTGATATTTTGACTACAACACATCAATTATTCACAGAAGACACAAACTATAAACCTTATTTTTATCATAACTCTACGCTGCTGATTTATTTTATGTCTACAAGGTTGAGCTTAAATAATCAGTGCATTGACTACAATTCATCGGTTATTCATAGTAGAAGAAAGACAGACACATAAATAACATCAATTGTTTATAAAAGACACAAACATTAAagcttttgttttcatttttttttttataatattacaaTAATCAACAAAGTTGCATACTATTGTTTTCATTTGACTTCAAACTGAGTAGATGGTGATTAATGCTACAGAGTTTGTTCATgcaactttctttcctttttcctttttccttcccTTGTATGACAAGCTCTTTATGGATCATTTCTGTTTTGTAAATTCTCTCTAAGAAAGATGTTCATGTGAGCAGGTCTTGTGGATGGCTTGGATATGGGTAACAACACAAAAGTACGTGGGATAACTCTCTAGTCAAGGTTTGATTAACATTCAATACAGTAAAACATTACAAGAACACCATCTCACCATGATCATATTATTTACAGGCAGCAATTATGCGTATTGGGCTCAGAGAAATGAGAGCATTTTCAAAATTGCTGTTTCCAACTGTTCATGACAATACTTTCTTCGAGAGTTGTGGAGTGGCAGATCTTATCACCACTTGTCGTATGAACATATAGCATTTATCATCTTGTCATGAAATCTTTTCATACAGTTTACTTTTATCTTTAAGGCCAttttcttggttttttttttttttttttcctaatctAACATAAAATGTAATGTAATGCCTATGATTTGTTTTATCAGTTGGAGGTAGGAATAGGAGAGTTGCAGAAGCTTTTGCAAAGAACAAAGGCAAAAGGTATCTACACAAGTCTCTACATTCCTAAAGTTGTATTCAATCAGGACTTTATTCAAGTTTATCAATATATTCAAACAGAACTTTATTTCTAACATGCTCAATATGCAGATCATTCGATGAGCTGGAAGCAGAATTACTACAAGGTCAGAAACTTCAGGTTAGCAAACCATTTTCCCTTGGATTTCTAAATCATTCTTGGGTTTCAAATGTTCAACAGTCTAATATTATGAACACTCTAGGGTTTCAAATGTgggtttgttttaaaaaaaaaaataagataGAGAATTATTTAATGTTATTCTTTTTAGATTAGATTgcgagattttttatttttttttgtatttctgtgatccatcatcagaaagAAGAAAGTTAAGAAAGAAATTATAGATTGTGAAAATCCGATATAATGAAAAAATAGAACTCCTTTGATAAAGAATAGAAAATTGTGTCTAAACTAGATGTTAATTTAAACTGTTGCAGGGAGTTCTGACTGCCAGGGAAGTTTATGAGGTGCTGAGCCACAGAGGGTGGCAAGAACTGTTTCCTCTGTTCACTACTGTGCATGAAATCTGCATTGGGCATCTTCAACCCTCTGCCATTGTGGAGTACAGTGAACATACTCCCAAGTTTTCACTAGTTGAAGGATCTGCTCAGTACTACTGATTTACACTCCACTGCTTTCTGAAATGTGTAGCTTGTACATGTGACTCTGCACTCTAGACTCATTTTATATTCTACTCAATTTCTCTAATGTCAATGCTTTGCAACTTTTCTTAGATATAGTTTAAATGTTGGTTGGAGAGAACTATATTAAGAGATGTTTAATAGTTGCAAGttcaatgtttttaaaaaaaatgaatgctCAGAATGTGCATTTGTGAAATACTTATTCTTCAAAATTAGTTTTACAAGCTGAAATGACTTTTGGTGACAGGTTTAGAAATGGTTAAGGCAATATTATAAAAATGCTTTCATTTGTTTAGAGGACTGAAATTATATAGATCTATTTGGTTTAAGATTGTAGAGAACTAAAATATAATGATTCTGATTATGTctgaatataatattttttaatttgattttttattttataattaattatgttatgtgtgtagatgaaatgaagtatattattatgattatgacgATGGTGATAATGATATATAATAGTTTCAGTGATTTGGTATATAAGAATTCTTAAAGTGAATTGTCTAGTGATATAATTATAAAGAAAATAAATACtttcattataatttatttaaaataaataatttaacaaaTAATCTATGATATGGTTTTAAAATTGAGATTGACATAATAAacgcaaaatttaattttttgaaacaaaatatataaaatataaattttagttagttttcatatgcaaaaatatattaatgaagatGTTAGGAATTTATCCATCAATATATTGAAAATTAGGGTCTTGTCTTGATGAAGGTCTCATAATTTGTAAATTGGCTATGTAATACTCTGATTTAGATGTGCACTTAGGTAAAGTATTTGGTACAAGAATCTGCCTAGACCctcaaaattaacatgaaatgGACAACCATAACATTTTTTCCTCAAACTTTTCTACATTTGTTTGAAGTGGGGGTAGTGTCTCCAAGCACCATTTAGGAACTTGCTAGGTAAATATTGAGTTTTCTTTGATCAAGCACCTAGATGGATCAATTTAATAACTTTCAAGAATTGTTAAAAAATGATAAGAAATCATGTAGTATGGCTATGATGGTGATGTAAGGTGATGATGCACTTAGGATGCTCCATGATTATGTTATGATGCTCTTATATAAATGTACTTTTGATGATTCATGGATGATTTGCAAATTAATAACTAATTTACTTAGATaccacaaaacaagacaaaaatccATATTAACCTATGCTATATTAGCATACAATGACCACTAAAAAGGTTGATCTTGAGATCTAAATTtgaatctaaaatgctaaaatttcAAGCTTAAAATCCCTAAACTACAAAATTACCTAGGTTAATTTCATACCCATAAATCTAATCTATGGTGGTTAATGGAAGATCTTGAGATTGAAACCAATTTCTAGGCCTAAGTGATAATAAGGCTCATATTGAGATATTTTTTTTATTGAGGATTTTTGCACAAGAAATTTCTTGTTGTAAACTTGATATTCAATGAAGGACGGTCTAGTCAAAGTGGGTCCAAACATAAGTAGAATATGTATGGGTATGATATTTTCACCACTATAATTTCCCCCAACTTCGATGTGCATGCAAACTTTTATGAGAATGAATGTTACATTGAAACAAGAAGTGAacatgaaaattaaatattttcaaacaCTCAAAGGATACAATATATATGGACAATGATTCTTGTAATTGTCTCATAATGGTCAATCCataaaacaaaaaatgcatgcAATGTTGAAAACTCCATAGAAGAGGGGTGATGAATCAATCCAAACCTCTTAATTCTTAGTTTCTGAtgtttcaaacttcaaaccacgaTTATAtaatcatgaaagcacaaagcacaacaaacacatgaacaacatatttatgtggaaaatcctAAGCGGGGAAAAACCACACTCATAATATGAATACAATTTATTACAATTTTACCTCTGAAACTCACTACCCCtaacttgcaaaactaaggtgcacaaccttagggaaagatgcaAATGGCTTGTAGAATTGAGACATGTtgtcttagggaaagatacaaaaagttACCAAGAAACACATTATCTTCTAGTAGAGAAAGGAATTGTTGAAATGAAAAGAacgagatctcttgatcatgaaatcatccttgaaccattgtgtcaagtgaccaacatcatggaaaatACATCTAACATCAAACACTATCTCAGAACACTATCACATTGAATATATCATTATTAACGCTCTTCACAACTAACTTTAGTACATTTCTAACACCAAATCTATTTGCAAATTGTTCACATTCACTTCTTTTCAATCCACACTCATCCCATGCCATCACTCACATATCCATACTCCTTTATATACAATATTAATCATTAAAACCCTTTACTACGTTAGCCATAGACAAAACAAACAATATTATGTAAATTTGCCCATCTAGACCTAAAATATCTATTTCAAAACACATCTTTACCAAGGATGCCAATGAACTGCACATGtaaacacatcctccaaggtcaacatCAAAAGAAATGTGTATGTAATCCTTAAAGCATGTTAGCTAGTTAGCCCAAAACtatcctccaatgcaaattacACAATGTGGACCTCCACATggcatggtgagacccaaaaaacTAACCAAACCCATTCTCCAAAGAAAACCtggaccaaaataatatgatccataGTCAACTAAAAATCAGACTAGCTAACAACACTGGCACATAGATCATAACTTCATATAAACTGGAACATTGCATGAACCGaataaacatgtcctccaaaccaTAGCACATGAATTCACATATCTAGAAGCCTCCAAAAATCTCTGGACTAGTTCTAACATACAACTTTACTGtcaaaaacaataataaccaactctACAATATGAGCAACAAAGGACCTACAAACCTGATAGTACAATAAACATAATATCCAGGGCTGCAACACATAATCTCCATATACTGAAAGAATACAAAGAATTATTCAactaggacattaaatactctttcttgcatatttaaACTTTCACTACACCAGCCTTCTAGAAACACCTCAACATCTTCACTAGAACACATAACAACTCAAAAAATTTACCAAATCACACAACAATACCGAAACAATCACTTCTAGGCCATCTATaatacatagtgacatcaatggcaacacaagataggttgacatcaatgacaacacaacacaacaactcaagtttccaacattccaACGTGCAATGAGTAACATATATCACACATTTAAAATAGTGAATaactatttttctttaatttttcttcaTAAGAGTAAAAGTTTAAAAAAAGGAGAAGGATAAGGAATATTAGTGGCATATTTGATACCAATCCAATTGGTTGTATATAAAAAGGTTCAAGGAGTTGAACTTaagaatattttttttatcatgataAAACATGT is a genomic window of Cryptomeria japonica chromosome 7, Sugi_1.0, whole genome shotgun sequence containing:
- the LOC131036336 gene encoding glycerol-3-phosphate dehydrogenase [NAD(+)]; protein product: MAPGLEIGSEQKNQQIQQQEDEAPQSFTSNAYSSINRKETVAIIGSGNWGSVAAKLIASNTIKLNGFHDEVRMWVFEEILPCGNKLTHLINQKNENVKYLPNIKLGPNVVADPDLENAVKDATMLVFVTPHQFMEGICKRLNGKVRSDAKAISLIKGMEVKMEGPCMISNLITEQLGIDCSVLMGANIANEVAVEKFSEATVGYREDKRIADKWVQIFTTPYFLVSSVRDVEGVELCGTLKNVVAIAAGLVDGLDMGNNTKAAIMRIGLREMRAFSKLLFPTVHDNTFFESCGVADLITTCLGGRNRRVAEAFAKNKGKRSFDELEAELLQGQKLQGVLTAREVYEVLSHRGWQELFPLFTTVHEICIGHLQPSAIVEYSEHTPKFSLVEGSAQYY